The genomic DNA CCCCGCGATCACCAGGCGCAGCCCTTCCTCGAAGCCCTCCTCGTAGTTCTGGAAGATCTCGGCGCCCGCGGCCGCCGCGAGGGGGAAGTCGGCCATGCGCGCGGCGCGCTCGTCGACGTCGTAGCCCTCGCGGCGCTCCCCCGGCAGCGGCTCGACGCCCTGTTCCTCGGTGACGAAGCCGAGGGTGAAGAAGTAGGCCGTGGAGGTGGCGCGCACGGCCTGGGGGAGGTCGAAGCCCGCTTCGACCAGGGAGCGCAGGCTCGCTTCCAGCTGGACCGCGTGTTCGGTGCCGGTGAAGCGGGAGCCGCTGAAGACCTTGGCACCGTCGCGGTAGCCGAGCAGGGCGGTGCGCAGCGCGCGGTTGCCGTGGAGCAGCCGCTCCTGCCAGGAGGCGCCCGGGGCGAGGTGCGCGCCCTCGGTCATGCGGCGGTACATCTCCGTCGCCATCTCGTCGAGCAGCGCCTGCTTGTTCTTGAAGTGCCAGTACAGGGCCGGTGCCTGGACGTTCAGCTCCTTGGCGATGGCCCGGAGGGTGAGCCCGTCGAGGCCGGCCTCGTTGAGCAGCCGCAGGGCGGTCTCGACGACCTGCTTCTTGTCCAGCTTGGGGGATCTCTGGGTAACCACGCTTGACAGTTTAACGCCGTTAAGGGCATCCTCCGGACATGCGACTTAACGGCGTTAAGGAGACTGTCGTGAACACGGACGTACTGAT from Streptomyces avermitilis MA-4680 = NBRC 14893 includes the following:
- a CDS encoding TetR/AcrR family transcriptional regulator C-terminal domain-containing protein, with product MVTQRSPKLDKKQVVETALRLLNEAGLDGLTLRAIAKELNVQAPALYWHFKNKQALLDEMATEMYRRMTEGAHLAPGASWQERLLHGNRALRTALLGYRDGAKVFSGSRFTGTEHAVQLEASLRSLVEAGFDLPQAVRATSTAYFFTLGFVTEEQGVEPLPGERREGYDVDERAARMADFPLAAAAGAEIFQNYEEGFEEGLRLVIAGIEARYGIR